TTCTGAGCTAATTCATCCATCTTTTCCTCTAAAGCTTTTCCATGCTTTAGTTTTTCTTTGTTCCCGTTTTCATCATAATAGTATGCACATTTGTCTAAAATTTTCTCAGGCGCTCCCTTAATCAAGGTTAAGTTCTTTTCTCCTTTAATTTCTGCAGCAGAATATTTTTTCTCACTGCTGAAGGGAATGGTTTTTACTACTTCTATCTCTGTTTCTTTTCGATCGCTACAAGAAACAAAATGTAGTAAAGCTCTTTCTGTAATATTACCACCAATCACCTGAAGGTCGCACCCTTTTTCAGCTTCTTTAATAAGGGCATTGGTATTTTTTCTTAAAGAAAGATTTAATAAATTACCTAAGCCTTTAGGAATTTCATCAAAGGTACTATATTCACTGTTCTCTCCTCCAATAAAGGTGACTACCTCAAGCTGCCCCTTTGTAATGGTTCCTGTTTTATCAGAAAAAAGAATGTTAAGACTTCCAGCCGTCTCAATACCAATCAGCTTTCTTACAAGAATATTATCCTTCAATAGCTTTCTCATGTTTAAAGATAGTACCATAGCAATCATCATTGGTAATCCCTCTGGCACCGCCACAACAATAATAACAATCGCTAAGATCACAGCTGTTACTAGGTCATTTACAGGGTTTTGCCAGTTAGACAGGTATAAGCTGATATTTCCCATGTCGAATCCATTATCTATTACAATTTTCTTAAACATAAAAGATAAAGCAATAAATACTCCGCCAATATAACCAAATTTACTGATGCCTTCTGCCAAAGCACCTAATTTCACCTTCAATGGGGACTCTCTGTCATCTACTTGCATCTCTTGTGCTAAATTACCATAGAAGGTTTTGTCCCCTACTACTTCTACCTTTAAAATACCCTCTCCAGATACTACTACTGTTCCACGATAGACATCATAAGGATTGCTTAAGTCTGTGTCTCTTTTATCTTCGCGAAAGTTTTTAGGCACAGCTTGTTTATTTATCTCCTTTGCTTCACCAGTTAAAGAAGCTTGATCTACTTTTAAACTTCCCTCTAAAAGCTTTCCATCAGCAGGAATTTTATCGCCGCATTGTAGTAAAACCAAATCTCCTACAACAATATCATCTATAAAAATCTCTTGAATCAACCCTTCCCTAAAAACTTTACATTTGATTTTAGAGGCATCTTCCTGTAGTTTTTGGAAGGATTCTTCATTGGTATATTCGGACCAAGTGGCAACACAAGTGGCTAGCAGTACTGCGATAGCAATCCCTAAAGACTCATACCACTCAGTATGACCCAAAAAGAAAAACAGTAAGTTAATTCCCAAAGCTACAATGAGGATTTTTATAATTGGGTCCTCAAAATTTCCCTTTAACTTATCCCAAAAGCTTTCTGCTTCTACAGGAGTTAATTGATTGCTGCCATGCTTTTCTCTGGATTTTTTAACAGCTTCTGCATCCAATCCATTCATTTGGTATTTCATTTTTTCATCTCCTCATTCGATTAACCAGTCTATATCTTTTATAAATACAAACCAATAAATTAACTTTAATACTCTCATGGATGTGATTAGGAAAGTTCCCCTATATCCCCATGTATAGTAGATTATGGTGTAAAATTCCCTAAACATCAAGAGAGCAACTTGTATGATACAAGCTGCTACTCCATTAGAAATCATTTTATATTTTATGCCTAGCCTACCTGTAGTCCATAGTTTTTGCAAAGAGCAGCCAAACCACCAAAAAATCCACTTCCTACTGCACTAAACTTCCAATCATTACCGCTTTTGTATAACTCACAAAATACCAAAGCAGTCTCAATAGAGAATTCTTCTGCTAAATCATATCGCAGTATTTCTTTACCTGTTTCCTCATCCACTAAACGTACAAAGGCATTGGATACTTGTCCAAAGTTTTGCGCTCTTTGTTCCGCATCATGAATTGTAACTGTAATAGCAATTTTTTCAACATGGCTAGGAATTTTAGAAAAGTCTATAAGAATTTGTTCATCATCTCCGCCGCTACCGCCTGTTAAATCATCACCGGTATGGACAACACATTGGTTTGGTCCTTCTAAATTATTATAAAAGATAAAATCTTTGTCATTTTGTGCCTTATCATTGCTTCCTAATAAAAACGCAGAAGCATCTAAGTCAAAATCATAGCCTCCTGAGTATTTATTAGTATCCCAACCTAAGCCTACCATCACTTTTTTTAATCCTGGGTTTCCCTTTGTTAAGTCAATTTTTTGTCCCTTTGATAAATTAATACTCATATTCTTCCCCTTTCTAAAAATATTCAAGTATCTTTTGATTAAAATCGTTTAACAATTTCCCCTAAAGAAGCATCATTAGTACCTTCACCAACAGCCGCAAATTTCCACTCTGCTCCATCACGGTATATCTCTCCTACCATTAAGGCGGTTTTTCCACTATAGCTATTTGTTAGGTTATAACGGATGAGTTCTTGTTTGTTATCTAAGTTCACTAAGCGTATAAATGCATTATTAATCATGCCAAAATCTTGTTTGCGGCGAATACAGTCATAAATATTTACTACAAAAAATAGCTTATGGATATCTGACGGAACTTTGTTCAGTTCAACAAAAATTTCCTCGTCATCTCCATCACCACCACCAGTTAAATTATCTCCTGCATGCTTCACACTTCCGCACCCACTCTTTAGGTTGCCAAAGTAAATTAGGTTTTTGTTTGACACTAGTCTACCCTGTTCATTTAGCATCAATACAGAGGCATCGCAGTCTATTTCAGGGGCTTTTCCCCCTCCAAACAAGCTGCTTAAAAAACCTCCCCTTGGCTGCTCCACTGGGTCCCAACCTAACCCAACCATAATTCTTGATAATCCTTTGTTCCCCTTTGTTAAGTCGACACGCTGGCCTTTTTGCAAGTTAATTGACAAATTATTTCCTCCTTCCTAGAATAAAATCTGGGAATTCTAGATGATTTGTTTCTTCCTTTTCTATTTTAGTGTAATTGACTTAAAAATGCAAATTTTCGTCATTTTTTTCTCAAATTATCCAACATTTACACCGAAGTTTCTACAAAGAGCAGCAAGGCCCCCATAAAAGCCGCTACCTATAGCATTGAATTTCCACTCTGCTCCATGTCGATAAAGTTCTCCTACTACAATAGCGGTCTCAATACTAAAGTCTTCTGATAGATCATAGCGGATAAGTTCTTCTTCATTTTCTTGTTTAAAAACACGAATAAAGGCATTAGACACCTGTCCAAAGTTTTGCGCTCGATTTTCTGCATCATGAATCGTTACTGTAAAGGCAATTTTTTGGATATCTGATGGCACATTGCTAAGATCTATAAAAACCTGCTCATCATCTCCATCGCCTTCTCCTGTAAGATTATCCCCCTGATGAACAATGGCTCCTGATGCATCTTTTAAGTTGTTGTAAAAGATAAAGTCTGCGTCACTTCTTACCTTCCCAGAATCTCCAAGTAAGAAAGCCGCCGCATCTAAATCAAAATCAAATCCTCCATCATATTTATTGATATCCCATCCAAGTCCCACCACTACCTTTGATAGACCAGGGTTTCCTTTCGTAAGATCTACTTTTTCTCCTTTTTTTAAACTAATTGCCATAATAATCTCTTCCTTCCCTAATGATTTTTACTCTCTAATTGTTTTTGCAATTCCAATAACCTTTGCTTTGAAGACTC
The sequence above is drawn from the Clostridium formicaceticum genome and encodes:
- a CDS encoding calcium-translocating P-type ATPase, PMCA-type, translated to MKYQMNGLDAEAVKKSREKHGSNQLTPVEAESFWDKLKGNFEDPIIKILIVALGINLLFFFLGHTEWYESLGIAIAVLLATCVATWSEYTNEESFQKLQEDASKIKCKVFREGLIQEIFIDDIVVGDLVLLQCGDKIPADGKLLEGSLKVDQASLTGEAKEINKQAVPKNFREDKRDTDLSNPYDVYRGTVVVSGEGILKVEVVGDKTFYGNLAQEMQVDDRESPLKVKLGALAEGISKFGYIGGVFIALSFMFKKIVIDNGFDMGNISLYLSNWQNPVNDLVTAVILAIVIIVVAVPEGLPMMIAMVLSLNMRKLLKDNILVRKLIGIETAGSLNILFSDKTGTITKGQLEVVTFIGGENSEYSTFDEIPKGLGNLLNLSLRKNTNALIKEAEKGCDLQVIGGNITERALLHFVSCSDRKETEIEVVKTIPFSSEKKYSAAEIKGEKNLTLIKGAPEKILDKCAYYYDENGNKEKLKHGKALEEKMDELAQKAIRVIAIATTEETLEEDANFKEMTLVGIMGIRDDLRLESASAIKEAMDAGIQVVMITGDRKETAMAIAKDAGLLRRKEDLIFTSQEIQQLTDEDLKALLPNIRVIARALPTDKSRLVKIAQELDLVVGMTGDGVNDAPALKRADVGFAMGSGTEVAKEAGDIVVLDDNFLSITKSVLYGRTIFHSIRKFIVYQLTVNVAAILIAFLGPFIGVDLPLSMTQMLWVNLVMDTLAALAFGGEAALKKYMKEAPKRRSESIINKDMWSSILINGGFIAAMGIWFLKSSRIKDIFRVGPAGSEDIYFLTGFFAFFIFLNAFNTFNARTTEINLFKNITKNRDFLRVVALIFGVQILFTYFGGEVLRTEGLNLQEWMYVTIMAVLIIPLDLMRKLLRDYVVKPGDANKNLGGAQELLEEIVNTDQEKHVG
- a CDS encoding TerD family protein, producing the protein MSINLSKGQKIDLTKGNPGLKKVMVGLGWDTNKYSGGYDFDLDASAFLLGSNDKAQNDKDFIFYNNLEGPNQCVVHTGDDLTGGSGGDDEQILIDFSKIPSHVEKIAITVTIHDAEQRAQNFGQVSNAFVRLVDEETGKEILRYDLAEEFSIETALVFCELYKSGNDWKFSAVGSGFFGGLAALCKNYGLQVG
- a CDS encoding TerD family protein; this encodes MSINLQKGQRVDLTKGNKGLSRIMVGLGWDPVEQPRGGFLSSLFGGGKAPEIDCDASVLMLNEQGRLVSNKNLIYFGNLKSGCGSVKHAGDNLTGGGDGDDEEIFVELNKVPSDIHKLFFVVNIYDCIRRKQDFGMINNAFIRLVNLDNKQELIRYNLTNSYSGKTALMVGEIYRDGAEWKFAAVGEGTNDASLGEIVKRF